Proteins found in one Clostridium kluyveri DSM 555 genomic segment:
- a CDS encoding response regulator transcription factor — protein sequence MKRIFFVEDDFSLISGLSFAMKKQGYEIDVARTSLEAESLWTNGKYDLVILDVSLPDGSGYDLCKKIRKTSKVPIMFLTAADEETNIIMGLDIGGDDYITKPFKLAVFMSRINALLRRSDNFNQADTELNSNDIKVQLLKGEVYKNGEQLDLTASEYKLLCLFMENPDIVLSSEQILSKLWDCNENYIDNNTLTVYIRRLRTKIEDDPGKPQKIVTVRRMGYKWNTDNWGVR from the coding sequence ATGAAACGTATTTTCTTTGTTGAAGATGATTTCAGTTTAATTAGTGGTTTATCTTTTGCTATGAAAAAGCAAGGATATGAAATAGACGTTGCCCGTACAAGTCTTGAAGCAGAATCACTATGGACAAATGGGAAATATGATTTGGTGATTCTGGACGTGTCGCTTCCCGATGGTTCCGGCTATGATTTATGCAAAAAAATTCGTAAAACATCAAAGGTACCAATTATGTTTCTTACTGCTGCTGATGAAGAAACGAATATCATAATGGGGCTTGATATTGGCGGCGACGATTACATAACAAAGCCGTTCAAACTGGCAGTGTTTATGTCGAGAATAAATGCTTTGCTTCGTAGAAGTGACAATTTTAATCAAGCAGATACCGAATTAAATTCTAATGACATAAAAGTACAATTGTTAAAAGGAGAAGTTTATAAAAATGGAGAACAACTTGACTTAACAGCAAGTGAGTATAAATTGTTATGCCTGTTTATGGAAAATCCTGATATTGTTCTTTCGTCAGAACAGATTTTAAGCAAACTATGGGATTGTAACGAAAACTATATAGATAACAATACTCTTACCGTATATATACGCAGATTGCGTACAAAAATCGAGGACGATCCGGGCAAACCTCAAAAAATAGTGACGGTTCGGCGTATGGGGTATAAATGGAATACTGATAATTGGGGTGTACGATGA
- a CDS encoding helix-turn-helix domain-containing protein, with product MDYISAPEVAKMWGISERRVQKLCEENRIPGVTHFSRMWLIPKDAEKPVDGRHTRRKIKDGENK from the coding sequence ATGGATTATATATCTGCCCCGGAAGTAGCTAAAATGTGGGGTATTTCAGAACGACGAGTACAAAAACTCTGTGAGGAAAATAGAATACCAGGCGTTACCCATTTCAGCCGTATGTGGCTGATACCAAAGGACGCGGAAAAGCCCGTTGATGGACGACATACCCGCAGAAAAATAAAGGACGGTGAAAATAAATGA
- a CDS encoding ABC transporter permease translates to MKSYLSLIPISAKVHRRQNYMTLLCIIFAVFLVTAVFSMADMGVRMEATRLLNKHGSQALQELGRSVAAQTLYSTAAVLFVLILIAGVLMISSSINSNVAQRTKFFGMMRCIGMSRQQIIRFVKLEALNWCKTAVPIGVILGIVVTWGLCAALRFLVGGEFSDITLWGVSPTGIISGIIVGVVTVLIAARSPAKRAAKVSPITAVSGNSENTKNTTHALNTRFLKIETALGIHHAVSGKKNLILMTSSFALSIILFLSFSVLIEFIGYLIPQSSNTSDINISSNDSSNSIDSVLLDKISGMSGVKHVFGRRSRFDVPAEVNSQTNTIDIISYGDYDLDCLTKDKQLRKGSDISKVYGDSNYVLTIWDKDSPLEMGDKIQVDNKELEIAGLLKCDPFSDDGTPSGKIILITSGETFTRLTGVTDYSLILIQTTKDATDGNVEAIRNVVGEKYKFSDRRDQRTTSTYMAFMLFVYGFLAIITLVTVLNIMNSISMSVSARIKQYGAMRAVGMDEHQITKMIAAEAFTYSISGCIVGVVVGLFISKFLYDNLITAHFSYATWSIPIMPIIIVLLVVAITASAAVYAPSKRIRNMAVTDVINEL, encoded by the coding sequence ATGAAAAGCTATCTTAGCCTAATTCCGATTTCTGCAAAAGTACACAGACGGCAGAACTACATGACGCTTCTGTGTATTATATTTGCCGTATTTTTGGTAACTGCTGTTTTTAGTATGGCAGATATGGGTGTTAGAATGGAGGCAACAAGATTACTGAATAAGCATGGCAGTCAGGCACTACAAGAACTTGGTAGAAGTGTAGCGGCGCAAACTCTATACTCTACAGCGGCTGTACTGTTTGTGCTTATACTGATTGCAGGGGTACTGATGATTTCAAGCAGTATAAATAGTAATGTTGCCCAAAGGACAAAGTTTTTCGGAATGATGCGTTGCATTGGAATGAGCAGACAACAGATTATCCGTTTTGTCAAACTGGAAGCCCTCAATTGGTGCAAAACTGCGGTTCCAATAGGTGTGATACTTGGGATTGTAGTCACATGGGGATTATGTGCTGCGTTACGGTTTCTTGTCGGTGGAGAGTTCTCCGATATAACCCTTTGGGGAGTCAGTCCAACCGGCATTATCAGCGGAATAATTGTGGGAGTTGTTACAGTACTCATTGCCGCTAGGTCTCCGGCAAAACGAGCTGCAAAGGTATCGCCTATAACAGCAGTATCGGGCAATTCGGAAAACACAAAAAATACAACCCATGCGTTAAATACACGTTTTTTAAAAATTGAAACTGCCCTCGGTATTCATCATGCAGTATCGGGAAAGAAAAACTTAATACTTATGACAAGCTCATTTGCTCTTAGCATTATCCTGTTTTTGAGCTTTTCAGTCTTAATAGAGTTTATCGGCTACCTTATACCCCAATCGTCGAATACTTCTGACATCAATATTTCGAGTAATGACAGTTCAAATTCGATAGACAGTGTACTGCTTGATAAAATAAGTGGTATGTCAGGCGTAAAACATGTTTTTGGCCGAAGAAGCCGTTTTGATGTTCCGGCAGAAGTAAATTCTCAAACAAACACGATTGATATAATTTCCTATGGTGATTATGATTTGGACTGTCTTACAAAAGATAAGCAACTTAGAAAAGGCAGCGATATTTCAAAAGTGTATGGGGACAGTAATTACGTACTTACAATCTGGGATAAGGACAGTCCTTTAGAGATGGGCGATAAAATACAAGTAGACAATAAGGAACTGGAAATAGCAGGGCTGTTAAAATGTGACCCTTTTAGCGATGATGGCACTCCAAGTGGGAAAATAATACTCATTACTTCTGGGGAAACTTTTACTCGCCTTACCGGAGTAACTGACTATTCACTTATTCTAATACAGACAACAAAAGACGCGACGGACGGAAATGTTGAAGCCATCCGTAATGTAGTAGGCGAAAAGTACAAGTTTAGCGACCGACGCGACCAACGGACTACAAGCACATATATGGCTTTTATGTTGTTTGTATATGGATTTTTAGCAATTATCACCTTGGTTACTGTATTAAATATTATGAACAGTATTTCCATGAGTGTATCCGCAAGAATAAAGCAATATGGAGCCATGCGTGCGGTCGGTATGGACGAACATCAGATTACCAAAATGATAGCCGCCGAAGCGTTTACCTATTCTATATCCGGTTGTATTGTCGGAGTTGTAGTTGGTCTGTTTATTAGCAAGTTCCTATACGACAATCTTATTACTGCTCATTTTAGCTACGCTACTTGGAGTATTCCTATTATGCCTATAATTATTGTGCTTTTGGTTGTTGCGATTACGGCCAGCGCTGCGGTTTATGCTCCGTCAAAACGGATTAGGAATATGGCAGTAACTGATGTAATCAATGAACTGTAA
- a CDS encoding ABC transporter ATP-binding protein: MNLLEVKSISKTYGSGEAAVHALKDISFSVPKGEFVTIVGESGSGKSTLLNMVGALDTPTSGKVFIDGKDIFSMKDSSLTIFRRRNIGFIFQSFNLIPELNVEQNIIFPVLLDYQKPDKKYLEELLTVLNLKERRHHLPSQLSGGQQQRVAIGRALITQPSLILADEPTGNLDTQNSSEVITLLKEAARKYQQTIVMITHSRSIAQTADRILQVSDGILTDLGRCRE; encoded by the coding sequence ATGAATTTATTGGAAGTTAAATCAATTTCTAAAACCTATGGCAGCGGTGAAGCTGCCGTACATGCATTAAAAGATATCAGCTTTTCCGTTCCGAAAGGTGAATTTGTCACAATAGTTGGAGAATCCGGCTCCGGCAAGAGTACACTTCTGAATATGGTAGGTGCGCTTGATACGCCTACTTCCGGCAAGGTATTTATCGATGGTAAAGATATTTTTTCCATGAAGGATAGCAGCTTGACAATTTTTCGGCGCAGAAATATTGGATTTATTTTTCAGAGTTTTAATCTGATTCCAGAATTGAATGTTGAGCAAAACATCATATTTCCCGTACTGCTTGATTATCAAAAGCCCGATAAAAAGTATCTTGAGGAACTACTTACGGTGCTTAATTTGAAAGAACGCCGCCATCATTTACCCAGTCAATTATCAGGTGGACAGCAACAGCGTGTAGCAATAGGACGTGCACTAATTACGCAACCGTCGCTTATCCTTGCCGACGAGCCGACGGGTAATCTGGACACGCAAAACAGCAGTGAAGTGATTACTTTGCTAAAAGAAGCTGCAAGAAAGTATCAGCAGACCATTGTTATGATTACCCATAGCCGAAGTATCGCACAGACCGCAGACCGGATACTGCAAGTGTCCGATGGCATACTGACCGATTTAGGGAGGTGCCGCGAATGA
- a CDS encoding ABC transporter ATP-binding protein — MDDIIKVENLTKVYRSFKGAKEVQALQDVNLTVSKGEFIGIMGPSGSGKTTLLNILSGIDTATSGKVIIDGKPIDRLKKDELALLRRQRIGYVFQDFNLLESLTLKENIALPLILDKVPPQKIEDRVNELMSFFGISDLAEKYQYHASGGEKQRAAAARALSTDPAVCFADEPTGNLDSKSSANIMEMMTRMNTQKHCTILMVTHDAFAASYCQKIIFIKDGKINVQIQSSGDRKAFFDKILETLSIVGGDKE, encoded by the coding sequence ATGGATGACATCATCAAGGTAGAAAATCTAACAAAAGTATATCGCTCATTTAAGGGAGCCAAGGAGGTTCAGGCTTTACAAGATGTGAATCTCACCGTTTCTAAGGGCGAGTTTATCGGGATTATGGGACCAAGCGGCAGCGGAAAAACAACGCTTCTCAATATATTGTCCGGCATTGATACTGCAACATCAGGCAAAGTAATTATAGACGGCAAGCCCATTGACAGGCTTAAAAAAGATGAGTTGGCGCTGCTTCGCCGGCAAAGAATCGGATATGTCTTTCAGGACTTCAATCTTCTTGAAAGCCTGACCCTGAAAGAAAATATTGCTTTGCCGCTTATTTTGGATAAAGTACCGCCGCAAAAAATTGAAGACCGCGTGAATGAACTGATGAGCTTCTTCGGCATAAGCGACCTTGCCGAAAAATATCAATACCATGCCTCCGGCGGTGAAAAACAGCGCGCTGCGGCTGCAAGGGCACTTTCCACCGATCCGGCGGTGTGCTTTGCTGACGAACCAACCGGTAATCTTGACTCGAAATCGTCGGCCAATATCATGGAAATGATGACACGTATGAATACCCAAAAACACTGTACCATATTGATGGTTACCCACGATGCCTTTGCCGCATCCTACTGCCAAAAGATTATCTTTATCAAAGACGGTAAAATCAACGTGCAAATACAAAGCTCGGGTGATAGAAAGGCTTTCTTTGATAAAATACTGGAGACCTTGAGCATAGTGGGAGGCGATAAGGAATGA
- the rlmD gene encoding 23S rRNA (uracil(1939)-C(5))-methyltransferase RlmD, with protein sequence MANKIDKNKEYVLNIDGMGYQGEGVGKIEGFTIFVPGAIQGEKVRVKAVKVNKNFAFAKLMEVIEASKYRITPTCSIYKRCGGCQLQHLSYDGQLSFKENRVKDCLERIGKLQVISGEQSIHQHGSVTKLYHTIGMENPYRYRNKVQLPVGSSKNGINIGFYAKKSHEIINMTSCFIQSETSDKIVKLIRQWIEKYNIEPYNEKNGKGIIRHIMIREAFTTAEIMVVIVTAVSHLPYKKEFIEIITRNVPVIKSIVQNINRDRTNVIMGKECIILWGRDTINDYIGKFKFSISPLSFFQVNPVQTEVLYNKVLEYAGLTGNEVIFDAYCGTGTISLFLSQKAKKVYGVEIIPQAIENANMNAAENGIDNVEFITGKSEKVIPELIKKGVRADVVVVDPPRKGCEEALLHSIADMRPRTIVYVSCDPATLARDLAILRDFGYRVEKVQPVDMFPQTSHVETIVSLQRENL encoded by the coding sequence ATGGCAAATAAAATAGATAAGAATAAAGAATATGTTTTAAATATAGATGGAATGGGGTATCAAGGAGAGGGAGTAGGAAAAATAGAGGGCTTTACAATTTTTGTACCGGGAGCCATCCAAGGGGAAAAAGTCAGAGTAAAAGCTGTAAAAGTAAATAAAAATTTTGCTTTTGCCAAATTAATGGAAGTAATTGAAGCTTCTAAGTACAGGATAACTCCTACCTGCAGCATATATAAAAGATGCGGCGGGTGTCAGCTTCAGCACTTGTCCTATGATGGACAACTATCCTTTAAAGAAAACAGAGTTAAGGATTGTTTGGAGAGAATAGGTAAGCTTCAAGTGATTTCAGGAGAACAAAGTATTCATCAACATGGTTCTGTGACAAAGTTATATCATACCATAGGTATGGAAAATCCTTATAGGTACAGAAATAAGGTACAATTGCCGGTAGGCAGCTCAAAGAATGGCATAAATATAGGATTTTATGCAAAGAAAAGTCATGAGATAATCAATATGACCAGTTGTTTTATCCAAAGCGAAACTTCCGACAAAATAGTTAAACTAATTAGACAGTGGATTGAAAAATATAATATTGAGCCCTATAATGAAAAAAATGGTAAGGGAATTATAAGACATATAATGATAAGAGAAGCTTTTACTACAGCTGAAATTATGGTGGTAATAGTAACAGCTGTGTCTCATTTACCTTATAAGAAAGAATTTATAGAAATAATAACTAGAAATGTACCTGTCATAAAAAGCATAGTACAAAATATAAACAGGGATAGAACTAATGTAATAATGGGAAAAGAGTGTATAATTCTTTGGGGACGAGACACCATAAATGATTATATTGGAAAATTTAAATTTAGCATATCCCCATTGTCATTTTTTCAAGTAAATCCTGTGCAGACAGAGGTACTTTACAACAAGGTATTGGAGTATGCTGGTTTAACCGGAAATGAAGTTATATTTGACGCATATTGTGGAACTGGAACTATATCTCTATTTTTGTCACAGAAAGCTAAAAAAGTTTATGGAGTAGAAATAATTCCCCAGGCCATAGAAAATGCCAATATGAATGCCGCGGAGAATGGTATAGATAATGTGGAATTTATAACCGGAAAATCAGAAAAGGTAATACCAGAACTTATAAAAAAGGGAGTAAGAGCAGATGTGGTAGTGGTAGATCCTCCTAGGAAAGGATGTGAGGAAGCACTTCTTCACTCAATTGCGGATATGAGGCCAAGGACAATAGTGTATGTATCCTGTGATCCTGCAACTCTTGCAAGAGATTTAGCTATTTTAAGAGATTTTGGGTATAGGGTTGAAAAGGTACAGCCTGTGGATATGTTTCCGCAAACGAGTCATGTGGAGACAATAGTTTCGCTACAAAGAGAGAACTTGTAG
- a CDS encoding response regulator transcription factor, translating into MSTILLIEDNESLQKYIREYLNAYGFEVHVLNDYDTLYKTISAVSPKLILLDVTLPKFDGFYYLKLIRKQYSIPVIIISARSEDSDQIRGIENGADDYITKPFSIGVLLAKINAMLRRKAEYQKGGVSIGTLCLNEDTMRISYKEVGTELSKNEYRVLRLLMKNAGQIVSREQLLEELWDDVSFVDDNTLTVNITRVKKKLMELGLQNCISTKRGVGYVFDPTSVQNN; encoded by the coding sequence ATGAGTACTATCCTACTGATTGAGGATAACGAAAGTTTACAAAAATATATTCGGGAATACCTGAACGCTTATGGTTTTGAAGTACATGTACTAAATGACTACGATACGCTTTATAAAACAATTAGCGCAGTATCACCCAAGCTCATTCTCTTAGATGTTACATTACCTAAGTTTGATGGATTCTACTACCTAAAACTGATTAGGAAACAATATTCAATCCCTGTCATAATTATTTCTGCTCGAAGTGAGGACAGCGACCAAATACGAGGCATTGAAAACGGAGCAGACGACTATATTACAAAACCTTTTTCCATTGGTGTATTGCTTGCCAAAATAAACGCTATGTTGCGCAGGAAGGCAGAGTACCAAAAAGGCGGTGTTTCTATCGGCACGCTCTGCTTGAACGAAGATACTATGCGTATATCGTATAAGGAGGTAGGGACGGAGCTTTCAAAAAATGAATATCGTGTTCTTCGACTTTTGATGAAAAATGCAGGGCAAATCGTGAGCCGTGAACAGCTTTTGGAAGAGCTTTGGGATGATGTGAGCTTTGTTGATGATAATACCTTAACTGTAAATATTACCCGCGTGAAAAAGAAGCTCATGGAGCTTGGCCTTCAAAATTGTATCAGCACGAAAAGAGGTGTTGGCTATGTATTTGATCCGACTTCTGTGCAAAACAATTGA
- a CDS encoding sensor histidine kinase → MYLIRLLCKTIDSERKAIVFYLANTAIMLLIFNLTFTQTVIAYPTLISLTILIVYLIVKAVSMHGFLTSLDSAKHSKGYKSNPETCKETYVFEIIEEIHKNYNGKITTMNDKLAGRNSMFSSFIHNMKSSLAVIELACANPSSDALGDISLENEKLKRNLEQALNILRLDEFSNDYVPERVDLHGLVNMVINEKKRDFIYAGVFPKLYGEATYVYTDKKWCAYILEQIISNAIKYSTSGKNIYMEINPGEKHTVLTIRDEGIGIEAEDVPRVFDLFFTGKNGRNHKAATGIGLFMVKHIAKQLDIQVTLTSAVGEGTSVRLSFLSKLQGYCKLSRF, encoded by the coding sequence ATGTATTTGATCCGACTTCTGTGCAAAACAATTGATAGTGAAAGGAAAGCTATTGTTTTCTATCTGGCCAACACTGCTATAATGCTTTTGATTTTTAATCTAACTTTCACTCAAACTGTTATAGCCTATCCCACTTTGATTAGCCTGACGATTTTAATTGTTTATCTGATTGTTAAAGCTGTGAGTATGCACGGCTTTTTAACCAGCTTGGACAGTGCAAAGCACAGCAAAGGCTACAAATCCAATCCCGAAACTTGTAAAGAGACCTACGTTTTTGAGATTATAGAGGAAATACATAAGAATTACAATGGAAAAATCACCACCATGAATGATAAGTTGGCAGGGCGCAATTCCATGTTTTCTAGTTTTATCCATAATATGAAATCCTCTTTGGCCGTTATTGAACTTGCTTGTGCCAATCCATCTTCAGACGCACTTGGCGATATTTCACTGGAAAATGAAAAGCTGAAAAGAAATTTGGAGCAAGCTCTGAACATTCTGCGGCTTGATGAGTTTTCAAATGATTATGTGCCGGAGCGTGTTGATCTTCACGGATTGGTTAATATGGTTATCAATGAAAAGAAGCGTGACTTTATATATGCAGGCGTGTTTCCTAAACTTTATGGTGAAGCTACCTATGTCTATACTGATAAAAAGTGGTGTGCTTATATATTAGAACAAATCATTTCAAATGCAATTAAATACAGTACTTCAGGTAAAAATATTTATATGGAAATAAATCCAGGTGAAAAACACACTGTACTTACAATACGTGATGAGGGCATAGGTATCGAAGCTGAAGATGTTCCAAGAGTTTTCGATTTGTTCTTTACGGGCAAAAACGGGCGAAACCATAAAGCTGCCACAGGAATAGGTCTTTTTATGGTTAAACATATTGCAAAGCAACTTGATATTCAGGTAACTCTGACATCCGCCGTAGGTGAAGGAACAAGTGTTAGACTATCTTTTCTTTCAAAATTGCAAGGTTATTGTAAGCTAAGTCGATTTTAA
- a CDS encoding sensor histidine kinase, whose translation MKILVNRKIKEFFRLVLLLIVAFTLISAAFIGLKFENVALCILVCSLCMSISILAIGYRYFKEQNIIMENAVTQIKEYISGNQNARIECDDEGELYRLFHEVNSLVSILNAHAENEGKAKKFLKDTISDISHQLKTPLAALNIYNGIMQEEAKSLPTIKEFTVLSEQELDRIETLVQNLLKITKLDAGTVMIEKAVENVSEMMSSIERHFLFRAKQEEKEIYLSGDDDVTLLCDRNWLIEAISNIVKNAFDHTQKGNTIHIEWKQFASVIQVIIKDNGGGIHPEDLHHIFKRFYRSRFSKDTQGIGLGLPLAKAIVEAHSGTIEVDSELGIGTIFTINFLIPTKL comes from the coding sequence ATGAAAATACTGGTAAACAGGAAAATCAAAGAATTTTTTCGTTTGGTATTGCTGCTTATAGTAGCATTTACCTTGATTTCTGCTGCTTTCATAGGTTTGAAATTTGAAAATGTAGCATTGTGTATATTGGTATGTTCCTTGTGCATGAGTATTTCTATATTGGCAATAGGTTATAGGTATTTCAAGGAACAAAATATAATCATGGAAAATGCGGTAACGCAAATCAAAGAATATATTTCTGGAAATCAAAATGCACGTATTGAATGTGATGATGAAGGCGAGCTATACAGACTATTTCATGAAGTAAATTCCTTAGTTTCTATTTTGAATGCCCACGCTGAAAATGAAGGGAAAGCAAAAAAATTTTTAAAAGATACCATTTCCGATATTTCCCACCAGTTAAAAACTCCGCTTGCTGCCCTTAATATCTATAATGGCATTATGCAAGAAGAAGCAAAGAGTTTACCTACAATCAAGGAGTTTACTGTTCTTTCAGAGCAGGAGCTTGACAGAATAGAAACACTGGTGCAAAACCTCTTGAAAATTACAAAACTTGATGCCGGAACAGTCATGATTGAGAAAGCTGTAGAAAATGTATCTGAAATGATGAGTAGTATAGAAAGGCACTTTCTATTTCGTGCCAAGCAGGAGGAAAAGGAAATATATCTGTCTGGCGATGATGACGTTACTTTATTATGTGACCGTAATTGGCTGATTGAAGCAATCAGTAATATTGTTAAAAACGCTTTTGACCATACGCAAAAAGGAAATACTATTCATATTGAATGGAAACAATTTGCGTCTGTTATTCAAGTCATAATAAAAGACAACGGAGGCGGTATTCACCCAGAGGATTTACACCATATTTTCAAAAGATTTTATCGCAGTCGTTTTTCTAAAGACACGCAAGGTATCGGACTTGGGTTACCGCTTGCGAAAGCTATTGTTGAAGCACACAGTGGAACAATCGAGGTTGATAGCGAATTGGGAATTGGCACTATTTTTACAATCAATTTTTTAATTCCTACAAAATTGTAG
- a CDS encoding ABC transporter permease translates to MTFWHIVGKNLKYNFGHFLSYLFVNSFVVAVLFLYGSLLFNEILARNGSFRAASAYIQAAAYAILLFSIVFVAYTGIYFVKSRSREFALYLTLGMTDRDLIRMIHIESLAIVAGSMVFGMLSGLLLSKLFYMILGRILGFTGFSYNDIYYIDYRTFLLSFGVFILVFFLNMLFTNIFIRRLSIVQMMKSSSTKGVSKSRPVVGAVATAACVFSTFFLHEFLARSEWARGITTNCPVLIPLLTFAVVIVSLYFVIAFGIDIVRYFSKQFPAFYNRNILTFGSLSHRFFSYKVTLYIVSLLIFVAIYFMGMGISIYTYNNKTIEEFVPYDFMIETSGNINNISPDEIKELVGGADGVLDTFSTLKFASCQNYRNTKEGFVNYYLENYKDSMFISESEFNRHMGLHIDVKPDELLLVYNSSAKAQEPIDFDTVITIEPWREGVTHAEAFGGNSTDMDTFVRKLGNTKHLVYSGEKTKSMYAPFIDSYGNIEYAGVLADVVDDKVYSELKAKTETAYLFNLKSGDGKKVFNAILDGLRKINGADENLWKSSSLVFGAKDDITNLRPIYKQERFDMAFGIGGFTFFAFSFIGFLFLLSSGIVLYYKIVTDIDEEKEQIVMLKRIGLNSKECRRYLTTHLAILFFTPLIIGAILGTVYMHAELVFSPYVDYMMSFILIIIGVVAILDVLLYLTLRKGFFRGVEV, encoded by the coding sequence ATGACATTTTGGCATATTGTGGGCAAAAACCTAAAATATAATTTTGGACATTTTCTCTCCTATCTTTTCGTAAACAGCTTTGTTGTTGCGGTTTTATTTTTGTACGGCAGTCTGTTGTTTAATGAAATTTTAGCCCGGAATGGCTCTTTTCGGGCAGCGTCTGCGTATATTCAAGCGGCGGCGTATGCCATCCTTTTGTTTTCCATCGTTTTTGTAGCGTACACAGGTATATATTTTGTGAAATCAAGAAGTCGGGAATTTGCACTGTATCTCACTTTAGGCATGACTGACAGAGATTTAATTAGAATGATTCACATAGAGAGCCTTGCCATTGTTGCCGGGTCTATGGTTTTTGGCATGCTTTCCGGGCTTTTGCTGTCAAAATTGTTTTATATGATACTTGGCAGAATATTAGGCTTCACCGGGTTTAGCTATAACGATATTTACTATATCGACTACAGAACCTTTTTGCTGAGCTTTGGTGTCTTTATCCTTGTCTTCTTTCTTAACATGCTTTTTACCAACATCTTTATTCGCAGACTCTCTATAGTACAGATGATGAAGTCCTCCAGCACTAAAGGTGTTTCCAAGTCACGTCCGGTTGTTGGTGCAGTTGCCACCGCTGCATGTGTTTTTTCCACCTTTTTTCTACATGAGTTTTTAGCTAGAAGTGAGTGGGCAAGGGGCATTACAACCAATTGTCCTGTACTGATCCCACTCTTAACATTCGCAGTTGTCATAGTATCACTGTATTTTGTCATAGCTTTTGGTATTGATATCGTGAGATATTTTAGTAAGCAATTTCCTGCATTTTATAACAGAAACATTTTGACTTTTGGAAGCCTCAGTCACCGATTTTTTTCCTATAAAGTAACATTGTATATCGTTTCGCTATTAATTTTTGTGGCCATCTATTTTATGGGTATGGGCATATCAATCTATACCTATAATAATAAAACCATTGAGGAATTTGTTCCCTACGATTTTATGATAGAAACAAGCGGCAATATAAATAATATAAGCCCAGATGAGATTAAGGAGCTTGTGGGGGGTGCAGACGGTGTTTTAGATACTTTCTCCACTTTGAAATTTGCAAGCTGCCAAAACTACAGGAATACCAAGGAAGGGTTTGTCAATTATTATTTAGAAAACTATAAGGATAGTATGTTCATCAGCGAAAGCGAGTTTAACAGGCATATGGGGCTACATATTGATGTTAAGCCTGACGAATTACTGCTTGTCTATAATTCCAGTGCAAAAGCACAAGAACCCATTGACTTTGATACGGTTATCACAATTGAGCCCTGGCGGGAAGGTGTAACCCATGCAGAAGCATTTGGTGGAAATTCTACGGATATGGATACTTTTGTCCGCAAATTGGGAAATACAAAGCATTTAGTATATAGCGGAGAAAAAACAAAAAGTATGTATGCTCCTTTCATTGATTCCTATGGAAATATCGAGTATGCAGGTGTTTTGGCAGATGTAGTTGACGACAAGGTGTATTCAGAGCTTAAAGCCAAGACAGAAACCGCCTATTTGTTTAATTTAAAATCAGGCGATGGCAAAAAGGTTTTTAATGCCATACTTGACGGGCTGCGCAAGATAAATGGTGCCGATGAAAACTTATGGAAAAGCTCCAGCTTAGTATTCGGTGCAAAGGACGACATAACCAATTTGCGGCCAATTTACAAGCAAGAACGCTTTGATATGGCGTTTGGTATTGGTGGGTTTACGTTCTTTGCGTTTAGCTTCATAGGATTTTTATTCTTACTGTCATCAGGCATTGTATTGTATTACAAAATTGTCACCGATATTGATGAAGAAAAAGAACAGATTGTAATGCTAAAAAGAATAGGGCTAAACAGCAAAGAGTGCAGGAGATACCTGACAACGCATTTAGCAATCCTTTTTTTTACCCCTCTTATCATAGGTGCCATTCTAGGAACGGTATACATGCATGCGGAACTTGTGTTTAGCCCTTATGTGGATTATATGATGAGTTTCATATTGATAATAATAGGGGTAGTGGCGATTTTGGATGTGCTTCTTTACCTGACCCTTAGAAAAGGATTTTTTAGAGGTGTTGAAGTTTGA